One stretch of Podospora bellae-mahoneyi strain CBS 112042 chromosome 2, whole genome shotgun sequence DNA includes these proteins:
- the RPS1 gene encoding ribosomal 40S subunit protein S1B (EggNog:ENOG503NVFE; COG:J), translated as MAVGKNKRLSKGKKGLKKKAQDPFARKDWYGIKAPAPFAIRDVGKTLVNRTTGLKNANDALKGRIVEVSLADLQKDEDHAFRKVKLRVDEVQGKNCLTNFHGLDFTSDKLRSLVRKWQTLIEANVTVQTTDHYLLRLFAIAFTKRRPNQIKKTTYAASSQIRAIRKKMTEIIQREASSCTLQQLTSKLIPEVIGREIEKATQGIYPLQNVHIRKVKLLKAPKFDLGALMALHGESSTDDAGQKVEREFKETVLESV; from the exons ATGGCTGTTGGCAA GAACAAGAGACTgtccaagggcaagaagggccTTAAGAAGAAGGCCCAGGACCCCTTCGCCCGCAAGGACTGGTACGGCATCAAG GCCCCCGCGCCTTTCGCCATCAGAGA CGTCGGCAAGACCCTCGTCAACAGAACCACTGGTCTCAAGAATGCCAACGATGCTCTGAAGGGCCGCATCGTCGAGGTTTCTCTGGCCGATCTCCAGAAGGATGAGGACCACGCTTTCCGCAAGGTCAAGCTCCGTGTCGATGAGGTCCAGGGCAAGAACTGCCTCACCAACTTCCACGGCCTTGACTTCACCTCCGACAAGCTCCGCTCGCTCGTCCGCAAGTGGCAGACTCTGATCGAGGCCAACGTCACCGTCCAGACCACCGACCactacctcctccgcctcttcGCCATCGCTTTCACCAAGCGCCGCCCCAACCAGATCAAGAAGACCACCTATGCCGCTTCTTCCCAAATCCGTGCCATCCGCAAGAAGATGACCGAGATCATCCAGCGCGAGGCTTCCAGCTGCACCCTCCAGCAGCTCACCTCGAAGCTTATCCCCGAGGTTATCGGCCGCGAGATCGAGAAGGCCACCCAGGGCATCTACCCTCTCCAGAAC GTCCACATCCGCAAggtcaagctcctcaaggctCCCAAGTTCGACCTCGGTGCCCTCATGGCTCTCCACGGCGAGTCCAGCACCGATGATGCTGGCCAGAAGGTTGAGCGCGAGTTCAAGGAGACGGTCCTTGAGTCCGTATAA